A section of the Streptomyces sp. Je 1-369 genome encodes:
- a CDS encoding TetR/AcrR family transcriptional regulator, with protein sequence MTATTPTPAAPATPSRPSRVAKLPPRERILDAAEELFQSEGIRRVGVQAIADRAETTKAAIYRHFEMKDALVAEWLRIVAADYQAAFDRVEAAHPDDPREQILGLTRFIAEGLPALSYRGCPFINSLAELPDRSHPARQVIEEHKARQARRLAAMCERAGLPDPARTTAEITFLLEGAQVSTQNGSIDQVGDRLMSIVEALLDRCG encoded by the coding sequence ATGACAGCGACCACCCCGACCCCTGCGGCACCTGCGACCCCCAGCAGGCCGAGCAGGGTGGCCAAACTCCCGCCTCGCGAGCGCATCCTCGACGCGGCGGAAGAGCTCTTCCAGAGCGAGGGCATCCGGCGGGTGGGCGTCCAGGCGATCGCCGACCGGGCCGAGACGACGAAGGCGGCGATCTACCGGCACTTCGAGATGAAGGACGCGCTGGTCGCGGAGTGGCTGCGAATCGTCGCCGCCGACTACCAGGCCGCCTTCGACCGGGTCGAGGCCGCACACCCCGATGACCCCAGGGAGCAGATCCTGGGCCTGACCCGCTTCATCGCCGAGGGCCTGCCCGCGCTCTCGTACCGGGGCTGCCCGTTCATCAACTCACTCGCCGAACTCCCCGACCGCTCGCATCCCGCGCGGCAGGTCATCGAGGAACACAAGGCACGCCAGGCCCGGCGGCTGGCCGCCATGTGCGAGCGGGCAGGACTGCCCGACCCGGCACGGACCACGGCCGAGATCACGTTCCTGCTCGAAGGGGCGCAGGTCAGCACGCAGAACGGCAGCATCGACCAGGTCGGGGACCGTTTGATGAGCATCGTGGAGGCGCTGCTCGACCGGTGTGGGTAG
- a CDS encoding TVP38/TMEM64 family protein: MFETATVRPQGLAVRCARALLSPWSRLSLLVVLLAAAATCVLLFEPQRVLSDGWFAQLGGATAVALFAVAYGVCTAAFVPRPLLNLAAGALFGSQAGLVAAIAGTVFGAGIAFGLGRMLGQDALRPLLRGRWLKAADGQLSRHGFRSMLAVRLFPGVPFAAANYCAAVSRMGWLPFLLATGLGSIPNTAAYVIAGARASTPTSPVFLIAMGFIAVTGLGGATVAWFKRHHFRDR, translated from the coding sequence ATGTTCGAGACCGCAACCGTCCGCCCGCAGGGCCTCGCCGTGCGCTGCGCCAGGGCTCTGCTCTCGCCGTGGTCGCGGCTGTCGTTGCTCGTGGTGCTGTTGGCCGCGGCGGCGACGTGCGTCCTGCTCTTCGAGCCGCAGCGCGTCCTCTCCGACGGATGGTTCGCGCAGTTGGGCGGCGCCACGGCGGTGGCCTTGTTCGCGGTGGCGTACGGGGTGTGCACCGCCGCGTTCGTGCCGCGGCCGCTGCTCAATCTGGCGGCTGGCGCGCTCTTCGGCTCACAGGCGGGCCTCGTCGCGGCGATCGCAGGCACGGTGTTCGGTGCCGGGATCGCCTTCGGTCTCGGCCGGATGCTGGGCCAGGACGCGCTGCGGCCACTGCTGCGGGGGCGCTGGCTCAAGGCCGCGGACGGCCAGCTCAGCCGGCACGGATTCCGCTCGATGCTGGCGGTGCGGCTGTTCCCCGGCGTGCCGTTCGCCGCGGCCAACTACTGCGCGGCGGTGTCCCGCATGGGCTGGCTGCCGTTCCTGCTCGCGACGGGCCTCGGCTCGATCCCGAACACGGCGGCGTACGTGATCGCGGGCGCCCGCGCGTCGACGCCGACGTCACCCGTCTTCCTGATCGCGATGGGGTTCATCGCGGTGACGGGTCTGGGCGGGGCGACGGTGGCGTGGTTCAAGCGCCACCACTTCCGCGACCGCTGA
- a CDS encoding amidase yields the protein MKVSEYVEHDAVGLAELVAAGEVTPAEVAAAAREAVRVVDPEINAVVETWATDDEPAPAPGSAPLAGVPFLIKDLGVAMVGRRTELGSRLAAGHVAGADSSLMVRLRRAGLVTFGRTTTPEMAYSITTESAFHGPTRNPWDPARSAGGSSGGAGAAVAAGIVPVAHATDAAGSLRIPAAYNGLFGLKPTRGRVSVGPDFDEIFNGLGVQGSVSRTVRDSAVLLDRISGPESGDPYSAPQPPRPYAEEVTRPLSRPLRIGVLTQAWGGRRTTAPVADAISRTVRLLESLGHRVGEARVGLGVGWDEFVLANARLMTANLAASVDALAAASGRPVDDSTLEPVTLAGHRYGQRVSGPQFVAALAVRNRVARSLARYFDTYDLLLTPTLPELPMLLGEYGQGADALDGFGWIERLNDRSPFTMACNVAGTPAMSVPVVSDPETGLPVGMQFAAGYGGEGLLFRLAGQLEQASPWSGRTPAVWAGSSRTR from the coding sequence GTGAAAGTTTCCGAGTACGTGGAACACGACGCGGTCGGGCTCGCGGAGCTGGTGGCCGCGGGCGAGGTGACGCCCGCCGAAGTGGCCGCGGCCGCACGCGAGGCGGTGCGGGTGGTCGACCCGGAGATCAATGCCGTCGTCGAGACGTGGGCCACCGACGACGAGCCTGCCCCCGCCCCCGGCAGTGCGCCGCTGGCGGGCGTCCCGTTCCTGATCAAGGACCTCGGCGTCGCCATGGTCGGACGCCGGACGGAGTTGGGCAGCCGGCTCGCGGCCGGTCATGTCGCGGGCGCCGACTCCTCGCTGATGGTGCGGCTGCGGCGGGCGGGCCTGGTGACGTTCGGGCGTACCACGACGCCGGAGATGGCGTACAGCATCACCACGGAGTCGGCGTTCCACGGGCCGACCCGTAATCCGTGGGACCCGGCGCGGAGTGCCGGTGGGTCCAGTGGGGGCGCCGGTGCGGCCGTCGCCGCCGGGATCGTCCCCGTCGCGCACGCCACGGACGCCGCGGGGTCGCTCCGTATACCCGCCGCATACAACGGCCTCTTCGGGCTGAAGCCCACCCGGGGCCGCGTCTCCGTGGGCCCCGACTTCGACGAGATCTTCAACGGTCTGGGCGTGCAAGGCAGCGTCAGCCGCACCGTGCGCGACAGCGCGGTCCTGCTCGACCGAATCAGCGGCCCGGAGTCGGGCGACCCCTACTCCGCGCCCCAGCCACCCAGGCCCTATGCCGAGGAAGTCACCCGGCCCCTGAGTCGGCCGCTGCGCATCGGCGTCCTCACCCAGGCGTGGGGCGGGCGCCGGACCACCGCGCCCGTGGCCGACGCGATCTCCCGGACCGTGCGGCTGCTCGAATCCCTCGGCCACCGGGTGGGCGAGGCGCGGGTCGGCCTCGGCGTCGGCTGGGACGAGTTCGTGCTGGCCAACGCTCGTCTCATGACGGCGAACCTCGCCGCGTCCGTCGACGCGCTGGCCGCCGCGTCCGGACGACCCGTCGACGACTCCACCCTCGAACCGGTGACCCTCGCCGGACACCGGTACGGGCAGCGGGTCAGCGGCCCGCAGTTCGTCGCCGCCCTCGCGGTCCGCAACCGGGTCGCCCGCAGTCTGGCGCGGTACTTCGACACGTACGACCTGCTGCTCACCCCGACCCTGCCGGAACTGCCCATGCTGCTCGGCGAGTACGGGCAGGGCGCGGACGCGCTGGACGGGTTCGGCTGGATCGAGCGCCTCAACGACCGCTCGCCGTTCACCATGGCGTGCAACGTCGCGGGCACGCCCGCCATGTCCGTGCCGGTGGTGTCCGACCCGGAGACGGGGCTGCCGGTCGGCATGCAGTTCGCCGCAGGGTACGGGGGAGAGGGGCTGCTCTTCCGGCTCGCCGGGCAGCTCGAACAGGCGAGCCCGTGGTCCGGTCGTACGCCTGCCGTGTGGGCGGGCAGCTCTCGGACCCGCTGA
- the tuf gene encoding elongation factor Tu, whose product MSKTAYVRTKPHLNIGTMGHVDHGKTTLTAAITKVLSERGTGGSTQYVSFDRIDRAPEEAQRGITINIAHVEYETDTRHYAHVDMPGHADYVKNMVTGAAQLDGAILVVSALDGIMPQTAEHVLLARQVGVDHIVVALNKADAGDEELTDLVELEVRDLLSAHGYGGDSVPVVRVSGLKALEGDPRWTSAIEALLDAVDTYVPMPERYLDAPFLLPVENVLTITGRGTVVTGAVERGTVRLGDRVEVLGADTETVVTGLETFGKPMEEAQAGDNVALLLRGLPRDAVRRGHVVAAPGSVTPRRRFTAQVYVLSSREGGRTTPIATGYRPQFYIRTADVVGDVDLGEAAVARPGDTVTMTVELGRDVPLETGLGFAIREGGRTVGAGTVTGVA is encoded by the coding sequence ATGTCCAAGACCGCCTACGTCCGTACGAAGCCGCACCTGAACATCGGCACCATGGGCCACGTCGACCACGGCAAGACCACCCTGACCGCCGCCATCACCAAGGTCCTCAGCGAGCGCGGCACCGGCGGCAGCACCCAGTACGTGTCCTTCGACCGCATCGACCGCGCCCCCGAGGAGGCGCAGCGCGGCATCACCATCAACATCGCGCACGTCGAGTACGAGACGGACACCCGCCACTACGCGCACGTGGACATGCCCGGCCACGCGGACTACGTGAAGAACATGGTCACCGGCGCCGCCCAGCTCGACGGGGCGATCCTCGTCGTATCGGCGCTGGACGGGATCATGCCGCAGACCGCCGAGCACGTGCTGCTCGCCCGGCAGGTCGGCGTCGACCACATCGTCGTGGCCCTCAACAAGGCCGACGCGGGTGACGAGGAGCTCACCGACCTCGTCGAGCTGGAGGTCCGCGACCTGCTCTCCGCGCACGGGTACGGAGGCGACTCCGTCCCCGTCGTACGGGTCTCGGGGCTGAAGGCCCTGGAGGGCGACCCGCGGTGGACGTCCGCGATCGAGGCCCTCCTCGACGCGGTGGACACCTACGTGCCGATGCCCGAGCGCTATCTCGACGCGCCGTTCCTGCTGCCCGTCGAGAACGTGCTCACCATCACCGGGCGCGGCACCGTCGTCACCGGCGCCGTGGAGCGCGGCACCGTCCGGCTCGGGGACCGCGTGGAGGTCCTCGGCGCCGACACGGAGACGGTGGTCACCGGCCTGGAGACCTTCGGCAAACCGATGGAGGAGGCGCAGGCGGGCGACAACGTGGCGCTGCTGCTGCGCGGTCTGCCACGCGACGCCGTACGACGCGGCCATGTCGTCGCGGCGCCGGGCAGCGTCACCCCACGGCGGCGCTTCACCGCGCAGGTGTACGTCCTGTCGTCCCGCGAGGGCGGCCGTACGACGCCGATCGCCACCGGATACCGGCCGCAGTTCTACATCAGGACCGCGGACGTCGTCGGCGACGTCGACCTCGGCGAGGCCGCCGTGGCCCGTCCCGGCGACACCGTCACGATGACGGTCGAGCTGGGCCGTGACGTACCGCTGGAGACCGGCCTCGGCTTCGCGATCCGCGAGGGCGGCCGCACCGTCGGCGCGGGTACCGTGACCGGCGTCGCCTGA